Genomic segment of Octadecabacter arcticus 238:
AGGCTATCACGGCACCGGTAAATCGACGCACATCGAACAGGTCGGCGCGCGGCTGAACTGGCCGACGGTGCGGGTGAACCTAGATTCGCATATCAGCCGTATCGACCTGATCGGCAAAGACGCGATCAAACTGCGCGACGGTGTTCAGGTTACGGAATTCCACGAAGGAATTTTGCCGTGGGCATTGCGCAATCCCGTCGCGATTGTGTTTGACGAATACGACGCGGGACGTGCCGACGTTATGTTCGTTATCCAGCGTGTCCTTGAGGCAGATGGCAAACTGACGCTGATGGACCAGAACGAAATCATCGAACCCAACCCCTATTTCCGCCTGTTCGCTACAGCAAACACTGTTGGCTTGGGTGACACGACGGGTCTTTATCACGGCACGCAGCAGATCAACCAAGCGCAGATGGACCGTTGGTCACTGGTCGCGACGTTGAACTACTTGTCCCACGACGCGGAAACGCAGATCGTGCTATCAAAAGCGCCGACTTATAACAGTGACAAAGACCGTAAGATTATTTCGCAAATGGTCACGGTTGCCGATCTGACCCGCACCGCGTTCATGAACGGTGATCTGTCCACGGTAATGTCGCCACGGACCGTCATGGCATGGGCTGAAAACGCGCGTATTTTTCAGGATGTGGGCTATGCGTTTCGCCTGTCGTTCCTTAACAAATGCGACGAATTGGAGCGCCAGACGGTGGCCGAATTCTACCAGCGTTGTTTTGATGAAGAACTGCCTGAGAGTGCGGCAAGCCTGAGCTTGGGATGACGGCGTGCTCATCCCTCCCGAATGGTCGGTCTTCGCTAAAATTTGCGACGACACCCATCGGGGTGGATGTGACCGTGGAAAGTGAGCAATGAATAAACCATCCGACAA
This window contains:
- the cobS gene encoding cobaltochelatase subunit CobS, whose amino-acid sequence is MADGNLDPMMKPTEEISVREVFGIDSDMKVKAFPKGASDRVPVVDPTYKFDPDTTLAILAGYGYNRRVMVQGYHGTGKSTHIEQVGARLNWPTVRVNLDSHISRIDLIGKDAIKLRDGVQVTEFHEGILPWALRNPVAIVFDEYDAGRADVMFVIQRVLEADGKLTLMDQNEIIEPNPYFRLFATANTVGLGDTTGLYHGTQQINQAQMDRWSLVATLNYLSHDAETQIVLSKAPTYNSDKDRKIISQMVTVADLTRTAFMNGDLSTVMSPRTVMAWAENARIFQDVGYAFRLSFLNKCDELERQTVAEFYQRCFDEELPESAASLSLG